In one Nicotiana tomentosiformis chromosome 6, ASM39032v3, whole genome shotgun sequence genomic region, the following are encoded:
- the LOC104106675 gene encoding sm-like protein LSM2, with protein sequence MLFFSYFKDLVGREVTVELKNDLAIRGTLHSVDQYLNIKLENTKVVDQDKFPHMLSVRNCFIRGSVVRYVQLPPEGVDIELLHDATRREARGG encoded by the exons ATG TTGTTTTTTTCATACTTCAAGGACCTGGTGGGCAGAGAAGTGACAGTGGAACTGAAGAATGATTTGGCTATCCGAGGCACGCTCCATTCAGTTGATCAGTATCTCAACATTAAGCTCGAAAACACAAAGGTCGTTGATCAAGACAAGTTCCCTCACATG CTTTCAGTGAGGAACTGCTTCATCAGAGGATCGGTTGTGAGATACGTCCAGTTACCTCCCGAGGGAGTTGACATTGAGCTGCTTCATGATGCTACGAGGAGAGAAGCTCGGGGTGGCTAA
- the LOC104106674 gene encoding E3 ubiquitin-protein ligase SP1, whose translation MVPWGGLSCCLSAAALYLLGRSSGRDAEVLKSVTRVNQLKDLAQLLDTASKVLPLVVTVSGRVGSDTPINCELSGLRGVIVEETAEQHFLKHNDAGSWIQDSALMLSMCKEVPWYLNDGTGRAFVIGGRGASGLVLTIGSEVFEEAGRSFVRGTLDYLQGLKMLGVKRIERVLPVGTSLTVVGEAVTDDIGTIRIQQPHKGPFYVSDKTIDQLIANLGKWSRWYKYASMGFTVFGVYLLVKHAFRYVMERKRHWELRRRVLAAAAKRTEHEDKGSNATIENGVDTHHLMPDLCVICLEQEYNSVFVPCGHMCCCMTCSSHLTNCPLCRRRIDQVVKTFRH comes from the exons ATGGTACCATGGGGCGGACTCTCTTGCTGTTTGAGTGCAGCCGCTCTTTATCTTCTCGGCAGGAGCAGTGGAAG AGATGCTGAAGTGCTTAAATCCGTTACAAGGGTCAATCAATTGAAGGATCTTG CACAACTACTAGATACTGCATCCAAAGTTTTGCCTCTGGTGGTTACGGTATCTGGAAGGGTTGGTTCAGATACACCAATTAACTGTGAGTTAAGTGGTCTACGAGGCGTGATCGTGGAAGAAACT GCCGAGCAACATTTTCTGAAACACAATGATGCAGGGTCTTGGATACAGGATTCTGCATTGATGCTCTCGATGTGTAAAGAAGTTCCGTGGTACCTG AATGATGGCACAGGCCGTGCTTTTGTAATTGGTGGCCGTGGTGCCTCGGGATTGGTACTGACAATTGGAAGCGAAGTCTTTGAGGAAGCAGGGCGATCATTTGTGCGAGGGACATTGGATTATCTCCAAGGTCTTAAG ATGCTTGGAGTGAAGAGGATTGAACGTGTGCTGCCAGTTGGTACTTCTTTGACTGTTGTTGGCGAG GCTGTTACAGATGACATTGGAACAATTCGGATCCAGCAACCGCACAAAGGCCCGTTTTATGTCTCTGATAAAACTATTGACCAGCTCATTGCAAATCTTGGGAAATGGTCAAG ATGGTACAAATATGCTTCAATGGGCTTTACAGTCTTCGGTGTATATCTACTTGTGAAGCATGCTTTTCGTTATGTGATGGAACGAAAGCGTCACTGGGAATTGCGCAGGAG GGTTCTTGCTGCTGCTGCTAAAAGGACAGAACATGAGGATAAAG GTTCTAATGCTACAATTGAGAATGGAGTGGATACTCACCATTTAATGCCAGATTTATGCGTCATATGCTTGGAGCAGGAATACAACTCAGTTTTTGTCCC GTGTGGTCATATGTGTTGTTGCATGACGTGCTCTTCACACTTGACAAACTGCCCACTTTGTAGGAGACGGATTGACCAAGTGGTGAAAACTTTTCGTCATTGA